A window of Verrucomicrobia bacterium CG1_02_43_26 contains these coding sequences:
- a CDS encoding glutamine ABC transporter permease yields MSSLIDMLPSFAYIVGGLWVTLQYTFVSVALGLVLGALLSLCKVSRNRYLNKFAAFYTSIFRGTPMLLQLAIAYYAVPGLIGYQIPAFVAGVMAFSLNSAAYVSEVIRAGIQAVDKGQVEAAKALGVPYRAMMKDIIFPQAFRNILPALVNELVDMLKESAIISTIGQADLMRRAQVVAAEHYSYFMPLMVAGLCYYFSVLILSKFAGLVERKMKLA; encoded by the coding sequence ATGAGTAGCCTCATCGACATGCTACCGTCCTTCGCCTACATTGTCGGAGGGCTCTGGGTGACCTTGCAGTACACTTTCGTCTCCGTAGCACTGGGGCTGGTATTGGGTGCCCTACTCTCACTGTGTAAAGTCAGTCGGAACAGGTACCTAAATAAATTTGCTGCCTTCTATACTTCCATTTTCAGAGGCACTCCCATGCTCCTCCAGCTGGCAATCGCTTACTACGCCGTCCCAGGCTTAATCGGCTACCAGATTCCTGCTTTCGTAGCTGGGGTAATGGCGTTTTCCCTAAACTCAGCTGCCTATGTCTCTGAGGTCATTCGAGCAGGCATCCAGGCCGTAGACAAGGGTCAAGTAGAGGCCGCTAAAGCGCTAGGGGTTCCTTATAGAGCGATGATGAAGGATATTATCTTCCCCCAAGCCTTTCGTAATATTTTACCGGCCTTGGTCAATGAGCTCGTGGACATGTTAAAGGAATCGGCTATCATCTCTACCATCGGCCAAGCAGACTTAATGAGGCGTGCCCAGGTTGTAGCCGCGGAGCATTACTCCTATTTTATGCCTCTAATGGTCGCAGGCCTGTGTTACTACTTCTCTGTTCTCATCTTAAGCAAGTTCGCTGGTCTCGTAGAAAGGAAGATGAAATTGGCATGA